One Danio rerio strain Tuebingen ecotype United States chromosome 13, GRCz12tu, whole genome shotgun sequence DNA window includes the following coding sequences:
- the cnnm2a gene encoding metal transporter CNNM2a isoform X1 translates to MAEQWTAVPTSNMAALNRAGSLTVIFLIVSSCLIKSIDGKDPSEETVIIGLRLEDTDEVSFMDRGFLRVSERSRVRLRVYGQNINNETWSKLAFTEHRSNAPAESLSPGDAPASHPCGIRSSDIIILPTMEVNRKTSGIIELEVKPLRKTEKSKTYYLCTAIGTPGAQDSWSEHTWVYHEGHDTKVIVVEEKKFLLPFWLQVIFIAMLLCLSGMFSGLNLGLMALDPMELRIVQNCGTEKEKHYAKAIEPVRSQGNYLLCSLLLGNVLVNTTLTILLDDIAGSGLIAVVVSTIGIVIFGEIVPQAICSRHGLAVGANTIFLTKFFMILTFPASYPVSKLLDHVLGQEIGTVYNREKLLEMLRVTDPYNDLVKEELNIIQGALELRTKTVEDVMTPLRDCFMISGDAILDFATMSEIMESGYTRIPVYEGERCHIVDLLFVKDLAFVDPDDCTPLKTITKFYSHPLHFVFNDTKLDAMLEEFKKGKSHLAIVQRVNNEGEGDPFYEVLGIVTLEDVIEEIIKSEILDETDLYTDNKTKKKIAHREKKQDFSAFKPTENELRVKISPQLLLATLRFLATEVESFSATQMSEKILLRLLKHPNVIQELKYDDKDKKMSEHYLFHRNKPVDYFILILQGKVEVEAGKEGMKFEAGAFSYYGVLSLTSSPVPLSLSRTFVVSRAESLAGSPGDPPAIPECPDGISHGQNTSIHRQ, encoded by the exons ATGGCAGAGCAATGGACCGCAGTGCCCACTTCTAATATGGCGGCGCTAAACCGGGCTGGATCATTGACTGTTATATTCCTAATTGTCAGCAGTTGTCTGATCAAAAGCATTGATGGTAAAGACCCGTCAGAAGAGACTGTCATCATTGGCCTCCGCCTCGAAGACACCGACGAGGTGTCTTTTATGGACAGAGGCTTTTTGCGCGTCAGCGAGCGATCTCGTGTCAGATTAAGGGTCTATGGGCAAAACATCAACAACGAGACGTGGTCCAAACTCGCCTTCACGGAACACCGCAGCAACGCACCTGCGGAGAGCCTGAGCCCCGGAGACGCACCTGCCTCGCATCCCTGCGGCATCCGATCCTCCGATATCATCATCCTTCCCACCATGGAGGTAAACAGAAAGACTTCTGGGATTATCGAGCTCGAGGTGAAGCCTCTGCGCAAAACGGAAAAAAGTAAAACGTATTACCTGTGCACCGCCATCGGGACACCTGGCGCGCAGGACTCCTGGTCCGAACACACCTGGGTCTATCACGAAGGGCATGACACTAAAGTGATCGTGGTGGAGGAGAAAAAGTTCCTCCTGCCGTTCTGGCTGCAGGTGATTTTTATTGCCATGTTGTTGTGCTTGTCTGGGATGTTCAGCGGGCTGAATCTGGGTCTGATGGCGCTGGATCCCATGGAGCTCCGGATTGTGCAAAACTGCGGGACCGAGAAGGAGAAGCATTACGCGAAGGCGATCGAGCCTGTCCGAAGCCAAGGAAACTACCTGCTGTGCTCGTTGCTGCTGGGAAATGTCCTGGTCAACACTACTTTGACTATACTTCTCGATGACATCGCAGGGTCAGGGCTGATCGCTGTGGTGGTGTCCACTATAGGGATAGTGATATTTGGGGAGATCGTGCCTCAGGCCATCTGCTCCAGGCACGGACTCGCTGTAGGCGCGAATACAATATTCTTGACTAAATTTTTTATGATCCTCACTTTCCCAGCATCCTATCCGGTCAGCAAACTCCTGGACCACGTGCTGGGGCAGGAGATTGGAACTGTGTACAACAGGGAGAAGCTGCTGGAGATGCTGAGGGTGACCGATCCATATAATGACCTGGTCAAAGAGGAGCTCAACATCATCCAGGGCGCTCTGGAGCTCAGGACTAAAACCGTGGAGGATGTCATGACACCTCTGCGGGACTGCTTCATGATTTCTGGTGATGCCATACTGGACTTCGCCACCATGTCTGAGATCATGGAGAGTGGCTACACTCGGATACCTGTGTATGAGGGTGAGAGATGTCACATTGTGGACCTGCTGTTTGTCAAGGACTTGGCCTTTGTGGATCCAGATGACTGCACGCCTCTGAAAACCATCACCAAGTTCTACAGCCACCCTCTGCACTTTGTCTTCAACGATACAAAGCTGGATGCCATGCTGGAGGAGTTTAAAAAAG GTAAATCCCATCTGGCCATTGTCCAAAGAGTGAATAATGAAGGAGAGGGAGACCCGTTCTATGAAGTGTTGGGTATCGTCACGTTAGAGGACGTCATTGAGGAAATAATCAAATCTGAGATTCTTGATGAGACAGACTTATACA CTGACAACAAGACGAAAAAGAAGATCGCTCACCGGGAGAAGAAACAGGACTTCTCTGCTTTCAAACCTACAGAAAATGAGTTGAGGGTGAAAATATCACCGCAGCTTCTTCTGGCCACGCTGCGTTTCCTGGCAACCG AGGTTGAGTCTTTTAGTGCAACTCAAATGTCAGAGAAAATCCTCCTGCGCTTGTTGAAACATCCTAACGTCATCCAGGAGCTCAAATACGATGACAAGGACAAGAAAATGTCAGAGCACTACCTCTTTCACCGCAACAAGCCTGTGGATTACTTCATTCTCATCCTGCAG GGAAAGGTGGAGGTCGAGGCTGGAAAGGAGGGAATGAAGTTTGAAGCTGGTGCCTTCTCGTATTATGGAGTGCTGTCTTTAACCTCCTCACCAG
- the borcs7 gene encoding BLOC-1-related complex subunit 7, translating into MASSETQPRFGQSVKGLLSDKVTSCSGDVIALTRQVLKGSRSQELLSQAARNMVIQEDAILHSEDSLRKMSIITTHLQYQQEAIQKNVEHSKNLQDQLRHLMK; encoded by the exons ATGGCTTCCTCCGAAACGCAGCCCCGCTTCGGTCAATCTGTCAAAGGTTTATTGTCTGATAAAGTAACTTCTTGCAGTGGAGATGTGATCGCTTTAACTCGTCAAGTGTTAAAAGGATCCCGGAGCCAAGAA CTACTCAGTCAGGCAGCGAGAAATATGGTCATTCAGGAAGATGCCATTCTCCATTCCGAAGAT AGTCTACGGAAAATGTCTATTATAACGACCCACTTGCAGTACCA GCAAGAGGCCATTCAGAAGAA TGTTGAACACTCGAAAAACCTGCAGGATCAACTGAGACACTTGATGAAATAA